The genomic stretch GAGGAAGAGTTAGTAAGAGACCCCTTATTGCTCCAGCCTTTTGTTGTCTGCTGACTTCACTTCCTCGTCTGGCTCAAGTGTGGGGGAAGCCCGATGACAGCACGCAGAGAGGAATCATCCTCCTCTGAGCACTTGACTGCATGCAGCCGTGTGCCAGAGCCACCACGTGCCAGAGCTCAGCGGCTGCGCAACAGGAGTCCGAGGAGCAGCGCAGAGACCCAGCTGGCCCCACTGCGGAGCTGGAGCGGCCAAAGGAGAGTTCAGGAGGATGGCAACTGCTGCTATCCCACTGCTCTTCCAGGGGCTGGCATCAGGGGGCTATACACCCCTATGACAACCAAAGTGATGTCTTTCTTAGAAATTGGACAGTGTGCATCCAAGGGCCCATAGCCATGAGCACACTTCTTCAGCGTCTCACCGAGGCAAACAGTGACCAGCACGGTTTGTCTAACAGGCTCCTCGGTAGCTCAGATTATACTTATCTCCTGCCTGCTGCGAGCAGATGCTTGCGTGGCACCAGCACGACAGCGCTGGAGCAGGCACAACACTAAGTGGTCATTACAGTTGTCCAACCAAAAGCCTAAATTTGTAACAACTGCCTCCTTCTGGGCACCAGCATGCAACCCCCCGGAAAGCTGCATGTTGGGTTTGTGCTTCTCTCTTAAATATATTGCAGTAAATATTCTGGAGGTTGTGTTTATGAATCCAGTCCCGGTTTGCTTTGCTCCAGCTGTAGTGACTTCTATTCCTGTTTCTTTAGAGACAGCTTCCATTTAGCCAGGCTTGCTAAATTTTATTAAACCTCACACCAGCAAGACAACAGTTACTTAACACCACAGAAGCATAGTTTCCTTTCACAGCCTAGAAGAGGAATTCAAGTCCATTAGCAGAGCACCCTGAAACAAAGCAGTCTGTAGAACAACGGCACAGCCCAGAGTAGCACACAACAGGGAACAAGCCACAGACCTGCAGCAAGTGCAGGCTCCCTTCATCTCAGGCTTGTAATGTGCCGTTTCAAGGCCATCCAGGAAAGACCTCAATAGTCAGAAAGTCAGTAAGGCTACAAAAGGACTCCTGGAGTATAGTGTCTCCTGCCCAGAGAGCCACAAATCCACATCCCGAGGCTTTTAAGTACAACATCCGAGTTCTTAAGAACAAGCCAAGTAACTTTACAAAGTTtatgaacaaacaaaatacatcaAGTTTCTATTTCCTAGCCCAGCACCTTACTTACCTTCCTCTGTTTAAGCTAGAGGAAAGCACTATTAGCTTTAAATGGTACCCCTTACTTCTGCCACGTCCTGGAAAGGGTCTGAGGACATAAAGCAAAAACTAAGACACTTGCACTATACCattcagcccccccccccctatTTTTAAATGGTCTTTTCCAGCATCTTTTCCCCAAGATACCCTTTGCTTTCCCAATAAACAGACAAAACATTGCAGGTAATATAAGGAACATTTGGAGTATTACAGATAACCTTTAAAGCATGGTTAAAGCCATGTTCCTATGTGGACTTCCCTACATTGATGCCATGTCCATGTGAGCAGCGTGAGCACGAGAGCAGGCGACGGGGcctggcagggacagggctgcagtCCAATGCAGGTAACTCGTAGTACACACGTAGAGGTGACCACAGATCTTCTTTCACTCTCCCTCTGGGTTCACACAACAAGTGCTGTAGCAATAGATGGTCTTTACAACCACTTTCAGCAAACGCTAAGGTACATAAAAGCACGTTTTCATTATGCTGTAAAAACAAGGTCTTTTTGGTTCTTTGCATGAAGATTTGTAAGCCATACGTGAATCAAGTGTCAACTACCTAAATGCTCAAATGCATCCAAAATAATGCTTCTAATCCTCTCTTCAGCTGGTATTCTCTATCATCTTCTCAAAAATTTTATCAGAACTACAGGCTGAGTAGGAGTATTTCTGGAGTGCAAGAGCTGCCTGGTCTTACCCATCACATACAGACTGAGCACAATGGTTACAGTCTGGAGTGTTAAAATCAAACTGTAAAGGCACACAAACAACTGACAATATGCAACTCTGGTATTAAAATAGGGTTTAGCACTTCTGTGGGCTGGTATCTCATCCAACCAGGCAAGAGTAGTTAAATCTGTTCCTCTGACGCTGTTGGTTTGTACAATGACACTGGgtgaagtttggattggaactTCTGACAAATGAAACCTAGGCTGTCCAACGTCTTCAAGATGTGAGTCGGTAAAACCTGGGGTTGCAAGAGGAATTGATGTGGGTGTGCTGGTATccatgttgggcactgcagtctcCCAGGATTTTAAGTGCTCCATCACAAGAGAAGTCAAAGTCTGGGAATAAGCTGAGCTGAATGTCTGGTATGTAATGGCTGTGGTTGGCGGGCAGTTCAGGTGCTCACCTGTTAGAGCCACAAGAGAAGTACTCTGTAGTGCCAGCGGGCTCTGACACGTTAGAGATGGCACATTTTTAACTATCTCCATGCTCTTGAGGAGCCACTCTCTGAAACCAAGAATTTGGCAATCGCATCTCCAAGGGTTGTCGTCAAGGAAGACTTCTTGCAGCTCAGGTAAAGCAGTAAAGAAGTCTCCAGGAAGAGACTGCAGCTTAGTGCTGTTCAGGTAAACTTTCTGAAGGTGCTTGAGATTATGGAAGAGGTTTCTAGGAAGAATCTCAAGCCTCTTATCAAAAAGAGAAATGTTCTGCAGCTTCTGAAGGCTCAGGAAGATGCCCTCCGGCAAACTGGAAATATTATTTGTATGCAGAGAAAGGCCCCGCAGTTCATTCAGGCCACTGAATACATTCTTAGGAAGAAAACTAAGCTCTGGATTAAAACTAAGCACAAGAAGCTCTAAATTTGTCAAGTTACTGAACACAAAATCTGGTATTGTTGAGAGCTTTGTGTGATACAGCCACAGGCCACCAAGATGCCTCATTTCTCCAAACAATACTTCTGGAAGAGACTTCAGTGGGTTCCTGTACAAGGTTAATTTAGACAGGTCATGCAAATGCAGAAAGAGCCCAGAGGGCAAAACCTCAAGCTTGTTCCTGGAAAGCGTTAGGGTTTTCAGTTTATGAAGACAACAAAATGCATCAGGGGCAATGGACTGGATGTTATTGGAATGCAGGAAGAGCTCCATCAGCTCTTTCAGGCTATCAAACATACCAGACTCTATTGAAGACAGCCTGTTAAAGTACAGCATCAGCTTCTCGAGCCTGGTTAATGCACTAAATATATTTCTAGGCAGTGCTGCCAAATAATTTCTTGACAAGTTCAGTACTTTGAGTTTGGCAAGTTTCTTCAGCACGCCACTGGGAAGTGCTGTTAGTTGGTTTTTGTTCAAGTAAAGCTCCTCCAAACTAGCTAGTTTGTCAAACAGGTTTTCTTCGATGGCTTTCAACCTGTTATTTTCAATGATCAATTGCTGAAGCTGTACCATGTCATCAAACACTTCTGCGGGAAGTTCGACCAGCTTATTCTCTAGCAGTTTGAGGGCTTTTAGCCTTCTCAGGCCTTTAAAAGCCACTGGTGAAATCAGAGAGATGTTGTTTGAAGACAAGATGAGATGCTGCAGTTCCACCATCCTAGAAAAAACATCCTGCAAGTATGTTACATTAGTGCCCGTTATGTGAATTTCTGTCATATTGCAAGGCAGATTTAAGGATTCCAGGTCTTTGATGTGGGGACCAGAGCAATGAATTGCATTTTTTGACGAGCAGTTGCACTTCTGAGGACAAATAGATGCATCCAACTGGAAGAAAAGCTTGATCATCACTGACAAGCAGAACACCAACATCGTTGTTGAAGTGCCAGAAACATTAGCTGTTACAAGAGACAAGAGAGAGTCAGGATTTGATCACAGACAGTAACTTAGCAGCACTTGCATGAATATATCATAAAACCTGCAAATGTGTGCAAAATTTCTCTTGGcttgaaagaaaacttcaaaatcTCTATTACTGTTCACTGCAAATATTCCTAAGGTGGTCAGCTTACACTGAGAAGTACAGATACAACTCTTTTGTTTATATTTGTACTAGTCAAGTATAAAAAACCATATGAAAATCGTGATGAATCCCTAAGCAGTCATAAGGCACGTGTTTATTTGAACAGAAAAGCAACTCTAAGGTACACATAAAAATTATCAAAAGGTCCCGTACCCACTGTTTTTTATTGTAGGTTACCcaaggtttaaaaataaagtttagcCTGCAAAAATAGATAACGGAGGTAAAACGGTGTCCTGTATTTCAAGCGGCCcatattaaaagcaaagcagcacaaagctcTGTTAAATCATTTCCCAGTATTTGCAAATATTCACTTCTTGGAACAGCTCAACACCACACAAAAAGCAACAGGCTATTTTTGACATAGTCTGAAATGACACACAAGAACTCATAGCGCACAGGACAGGAGTGAGCCTCTAATAACCAACGAGTCTCATTTCAACAGCTTAACACAATGCTAAGTTATCAGtggtattaaaaatataatggaaCGAGAGGAAAGTGCCATGAAGTTAGCTGGAAAGCTGTAGCAATAAAGGTAGGTCAGCACAAAACACCATAAAGTTGGGAAGTTGGATAgatttccaaacaaaaaaaaaaaggaacaggaaagcACTCCTGGCTATAATGCTAATATTTAAAAGAGCATGTCAAACAGAAATCCACAGTTTAGAAATACTTCCTTAGTGAAATCAACAAGTCTAAGTGTACCAGAAACCTGGAAGTCAAGCACCTGGCtgatgaggaggagaagcaaCAGCTGGGACTGCAGGAATAGCTGCACAAGTTCTACAGACACAGCTGGCACAGCTGATGCCGTGTCAGTCTTCAGCATTGAGAAtcctggggaagaggagggctCCATCCCAACATACCCTTTTTCCAGGGGAAAGGGTGAAGCTCTCCGCCATCAACATCAGCATCAACAGACACAGGTACAAACCCTACCACTGAGATAGCAGAGCTTCTTACATGCCTGAACTGCTGGCAAGAACCATGGATCAAAACCAGCTGCCgcatcaaaaaaaaaagggcaaaagggAGTAGCTTaaacataataaataaaaagattcTTGGTTAGGTTCAGAGTACTGCAGATTGGCAAAATCTGCATCCCTTCCTTGGGCAGGTAAGGACGTGGCATCTAGTGGTATCAACTACCAGTGACATGGTGTTGCAAAGCAAGCTCTTACTGGGCTTTCTGGAACTTTCTGAATGAGACTGTAAGCCACCAAAACCAAGCGGTAAGATTTCACCCTTCCAAAGGACTTTTCCATGTCAGAGTATCCTGTCTTCCTAGTAGTACCTCCCACCCCCAAACCGACCATCTCTCATGAACCTTCACCTCAAAACGCAAGAACTGTCCTGTCCCTGAACCCACTTATCCCCACCTTGGTATGCTGATGAGCACATGCCTGTCCACATGGGCACCTCAGCCCACAGCACGGCGAGCAGGCAGCTGGTGAACTGCTTCCTGGTGGTGCATGGGCACAACCCTCCACATGCAGCAGAAACACACCAagaaatttccttttcaaacCCTAACTGGCATCTCAGCCTTTCCCAACTCAGCCCAAGACCACAGCAGGACTGCAGGATTCAGTGAGATGGAGAAATGAAGATCTAGAGAACAAGAGGGGTAAAAAAGCCCAAACTAAATAGTTATGTTAAGAGACTGTAAATGCAGGTCCCTCAGAGGGCATGTCTGCAGACCACAGTCTGTAAAATAAGAAACAGGCTCACACTAGACTAGACTGGGGATGTCCATTTTTCTGGTCTTATAATAAAAGAGTGTATGCAACAAGACAATGTTAGACACTCAGAAGTGCTTGAAGACATTTTCACCAACAACAAAATGGTAGAAAGTCTTGCAAGAGCCTAAGACCACAAGCATACAACTGGCACAGGAACTGGATAATCCCATGGATCTCAAACATCTACAGCTGcaaatggtatttttaaaagaaatatttgatcTTCTATAATGGAAGTCACAGTAAGATCCATATAATAATTATACACTCCTTTGCATTAATATCTCCTCAAACTCTTCTGTGAGACACCTGGCACTCCTGAAAGGACACCAGCCTGGCTGGTCATTTACCATGTCCTGgtcctctttccctttctaccACCCCCTTAATATTTCTCAAGACTAAAAAAGGATGCCAGAAGCAATGCATCAATAGTGTTGCTATATTAAAAGTCACAGATCAGTTTTGAACTTAATTTCATAGAATACTGAGCACACATACAATTTACCATGGTACTTAACTTTTTTACTTTCTTGCAAGTTTCTAAACTCATGTGAGCATGAGAAAGGAATTTTAAATTGTACCTTATAAACTTATCTGCCTTTCAGATGAACTTACTAGGAACATAGCAGGCAATCGGGCTTCACCATGATTCTGCACTTTAAATGGGAagtaaaacagcaaaacacatcCTCCAGATAACACTTTCACCCCTATTTGCGTAACTACTGTGGAAAGGCCAAAGAGTATTTTAAGCCTCAGAGCAGATTTTGCCTATATTTAGTTGTGTAAGCAGCCAGCTTCCACAGGTTGTATGCAACTCCAAAATTAGATTCTGAGACCACTGACAGAACAGGAGAAAGTTTGAAGTCACACATGCAACAGCACAGCACACACTTGCAGCTTCTTTGACAGCAATACTGGGGCATGTGCTTCAGCCAACCCAGTGCAAATCTGGGTGAAGTCAGAAGTACACATTTCAATACGAATTACCATCAGAAATTACAAATTCATTACACAGATTCACTGTGGTCTGCCACACATTATGTTTTGAAGGGCTGGACACACCTACTTTAAACAACCAAGTGATTGATCTGTACCTTTAGAAGGCTGCTCTGACTTACTTTCTTGCAGGACTGGAGTCAAAGCAATTTGAGTAAAGAATGGAGagttttttatttaatgctttGGCTAAGCAATCCAGAGTTGGCCTATTTGGCTTCTGTTTTTCCTCCAAGTCTTCTGGCCAACAAAGCCTAAATCCAGAAAgattctgaagagaaaaaagctttAAGTTACCAAAATATTAGCTGGAAATCGAAAGATTAAGTTTTTCTAATTAAGTAACCAGGTATTATAAGTATCTTATCTTCAAATTTAAAATCATGTGCTCTGCCAATGAACATTTAAATGGTGGGTGAGCCACAGGATGGAAAAGGTGTCTTCACTTCTGTGTGATTCTTCTGAGGTGACTGCGGCAAAGTGACAGCTCACAACCAGGAACGTTTGCCCTAGAGTCTTTTCAAGATAACGCCTCCCACGTGTCAAAGAGCAGAAGGAACATGTGGATAACAGGAAGCGGAAACAAGCTGCTATCACATGGACAAGGTCTGGCTTTGCAATGGCTCTCATGAGCCAGCAGGTAAAAGTACGGTCAGTACTATCCCACTGCAGAACTGCAGTGCGCCTGTACCACGGCTAACAAACAGCATGCATACTTCTCCACCCAGTCTTCAAAAACACACAGGCACTGAACAAGATACCCATGACATCAGGGAATAAGTCTGTATTCTTCAACAAGCTTTTGATCTAATTCTatgaagaataattaaaaaccaTTTCATGAAACTAATGAGAAGAGTTAAAATAtctgttcattttaattttattttcaaagagcTTCAGTCACAAAAATGACTTACAAGTCTATTTACAATTCTATTGTACAGTTAATTATGTATGCCTCTTGACAACAGGGTACCATTCTAGAGCAGCAATACATACTTTAAATACAAAGATGTAGTATCATTTCagatctaaaaataaaaaggaagctgAGCTTCTAGAGAGTGCTGTAATGATGAACCTTTTAATCTGTGTTAGGCTTGAGGAATTCATGACAAACTGAGTAGTTTCTGGTTCACATAATTATCAAACAAGCTGCAGTTTGttgaaaatagctttaaaaaccTGAAGCTTTACTGTATAAAATCAACATATTCAAGACTCTAAAAACTGTCAAAACCCCACAGCTTTCCCTCAGACATACAAAAACCTAAGTTTACAAGTCAGAATTCCATGGGAGAAATCCTACAGAACTTTAGCTCTCTCATTTTGCGAGGCCCAACACAAGCATTAAAAATTTGCAGCATAAAAAGGACTCCACATCTGCTTAATATTATactgtatatacatatacagtACAGGATTATTTACCCAATTTGTGATGACTGTTCAGCACAACCTTCatgaagaaagacaaaaataaatagaattaaaaatcCAGTAACTCTTAAAAAGTGCAACAGTAAGAGTTTCCAATTGAAGTTACAATGAATACGGACAGCCAGTGCTGTGGGTGTTTTAGCTGCTTCTACTCAAGCATTACTCAcagcatttttttgttgtttttacagTAGATTTTGTTCTATAGTACATGAAACTACAGGTTCTGCTAATCGAAtctgaagggaagaggaaaaaccctttaaaaataaCCCTGAGGGATATACAATTTAATGATCTTgcaatttatttctaaaaagtAACATTTATTATTTAGCAATTGCTTGTCTGGATAGACCAGTCCTTTAGGTATGTgcataaataatatttaaaaatcagtaataTTTACAAATCCTAATACATCAAAGTAAAATACGTACAGATTAAAGTCTGCATAcacaaataatttaataataaatcaAACTCCTCAACGTAAGGCCAAAATatacagcaggaagaaaatgtcTACCAAGTGTCTAGTGGAGCTCACTAAATCGAGTCTGTTCACCTGAATTTAGACTTCCAAGATGAACATTAGAAGAGATTCTTTTCACTAcaaactgaatttcattttacttcaaagcagaaactgaatACACTAGTGCAGATATAGtttgctgcatttctgaaaaccagaaaaactaaACTGCTCAAGATGAGAAAAATTATAGGTGGCTAAACTCAGCTCTTGGGCAGGAAGGCATAAATCCCAATAACTGCAGAAGATGCGAAGGCTTATTTTGTGGCTGAACTTGCAACAACAAAAAGGATTCTTAGAAAAGCTGATTTGTTATTTTTGACTAAGCGTCAGAAGCAAATAGGTCAGAGCTCAAGCATGCAACCTCAAGGACATTTACCAACTCTGAACGCATACCTTGAGGAAACCAGCTCCCATTTGCAAAATATTCAAGTTTAATAGGCTCATGACCCATGAGTCACTCAATCAAGTGGAGACACTCGGCAACTGAGTTCCCTAAAACGCTCTCCGAAGTCAAGCCTACcttaaaaagctgtttcttccttACTTTCTAGGTAAGTCTAATTAATCAGAATCAGACTGAAAGTCTATCTTCAGGAACCAAATATGCCAAGAGAAATTATCAGTTTAGAGAAAGTATTAagcaaaagtatttaaaagggAAAGACAAATATATTCTTCACTTCTGATGGAACAGTCAAGCTATAATGGTCAATGAAACggaaagcaaaagcatttaAGCGTAAGTCACAGCTCCCAGGTCCAAGATGCATAGCTTCACAACATTTTTTCAACTAAaatattgtggggtttttaaaatTTGAATACTACTTACGCAGCTAAGAATTATTCTTCATCAGTTATTCCATGCTACAAAGATTTTGTAAAATCAACACTGACAGAAATCAGCCAACTGACTCAAGTTCATGATTAATAAATTTATCCAAGTCCACAGTTGCAGACCCCTTAAAAGCTACTAATGTTGTTCTACGTTTACGGCCTTAAGAAGCCAGGACTTTAACACTGCTCTGTTGAATGAATGCTAAGAAAACtgcttcccccttcctcctgctccaccccttaaaaacaagcaacaataaaaaaagtaatcagGAAGAGAGATGACAGCTGGACCGGAGGATAGGACACCATATGCATACTATTTATGAGGAGCAAGTGCTAATAACTTAAGTTCTAGGAAAAAGTCTTCCAAACCATTTAGCACGACTTTTAAATTCCTCATTGGCACAGTAAATGCTGCAGAACCCATAACCTCAGCAGCGGGGGACACCGTCCATACTGACTTACAGAACAGCACAAGGGAATTAGGTTCGACCTGAAAATTTCCCCATATTAAAACAATGCAGGAATGGAGTTGTTTCCacaggaattaaaacaaaaacaaatcccaaccaacaaaaaaaacaaagcccatAGAACAAACAATGAATACCACCCAACCTCAAATTCCATCATCAGAATACACACACTTCAAAATGATCCCAGCCAGCGAGGGAATTTGGGGCCCTCCTTCTACAACTCCTCTAAAGGACGCGACTTGCTTCTCTGAAGGTTCTCTAGAGAACTGCGACTTCTCCAGATCCCTCCCAAAGCTTGGAGGTGTCTGAACCAGTCAGCTGCATCTGGTTAAAACAGACTGATCAAGAGTCCTTATTTTGTCATCTTCCTAAGGACACCAAACCCGACTTTTCTAGCAGTTTAACAAGTTGAAGATGGTTTGGACAGAAGTAATTTGTGgtctcaaaaaaataaaaaagacgaTTTAAACTCTGCATGTGAAGACGATGCCTGCTTCTACATCTTTGCAGACCTGTTTTTCTAGTGGTCTTGTATTCGACACCACCTAACGGCAAAACAATGTATCGCTACCCCAAGTGCTTAAGCAGCATTACTGGTGatgaaaggttttcttttttctttttttttctttttttttaaataaataaaatacacataagCCTTAtagttctgcagcaagacagaATTTAGCTCATCTATTTTCACTTAGTTGTGTTTCATACAGCTACATATAGTGCTTAAGACACTGGCAGTCTCTTTGAAATGCTTATGTTCTTAACATGCACAAATCCCAAAGCATGGGCATGTGAAAATattcttccctcccacccccattTCCCTTGCAGCAGTAACTCTGGCCTTACTACTTCAAGGTATATAGGAAAATTGTCTTAAGATTTACAAATAAAACATGGTCCACAAAGGGATAATCGAAtccttctgctggaaaaaaCAAGGTGTGTGAAGAAATGCATAGCTAAATGTAATAAAACATGACACAGAAGAAAGTGTTTAGATTCTCCAGCCTTCCTTCTCCAAAAACTTTATAGAGTGTAGCCAAATGCCTCCTCCTCTGGAGGCCACTTAAGCCCTTCCTTGGGGTTAGCTACAAAAGAAGCCAAGAACCCACTTGAAAGCAATGTGCTTTCTTCTTAAGGACAGAGCATAATGTTTCTATAGCATTCCCAATTCCTGCTGTGGCAGACTAAAGAATTAAatttaaaacccaaacattaCACCTGGAAACAGTCCTTAATAGTGGGGACAAAATTCGTGGTACACACACTGAAACTTCAGAACCGTTCTGAGGCACAAAGCTTTTCAACAGCTGAGtatgaaaaaagggaaagaaaagaaaagcatggtAAGACTATTATGTGCCTCTAATACATTGATGTCATTGCATCATAGGGTTTACATGAACACGTGCCCTGGTAAGCAGGTTAGCACAACAATTAAGATACTCCAGGCAAATATAATGAACCTGTTTTCACTGCCCTGCAGTTTAAACCTTCAAATACGTCTCATTTAAGAATAATGAAATTCGAACGAAGGTGGAAGGAAACAATCATTTTTGTTCTGCCTAAGGGAacctacatttttaaaatgtatagcCATAACATGTCTGGCTCTGAACTTTGTATTCAGGGAGACAAAACAGTTGGACATATCTGCATTAGAATTTGACATTTAGTATACTGCAATTTCAAATAAAGCCTTAAAATTACATTCTTACGAATACTACTAAAGACACATGCCACCAAGATCCACTGTTATGTTACAGTGATGATTTGATATGAACCATTTTCTTGGGATGgtgcttttgcttctgttgttGTTCTGGGTTTTGGTGGCCATTCTGGATCAACCAGCAGTTCCTGAGCTAGGTGCATATACTTGGCTTTTGGTGTCTTCTCTCTGCAACCcaacagggaagaaaggaaagagactCCACAGCGATCCACAGCCTCCTGCAGAAGCAAACAGATTTGAAAGTTGGATTACCGtcacaaaaaaattaactgaGAACACACTAAAATGATGAAACATCTATTATTTTAGTTTCTATTTTACTATTTTGTCATATTGGTTCTAGAATGAATACCACAGAAACTCTTCTGTTGTGTCATTACTTCTACGCTACGGTGgcaatgacatttaaaaaatattaagaaaacccAAGTATTCTGCATTATTGCAACATCGAAGGTCACCAACAGCttttatgcatattttataaTAGTTTCCATAAACAAGGGTGTAACAGGCACAGTTAAATGATGTTACTGTTGAAGAATAAAAGCCTGGTCTAGAAAAAGAGGTCAAATTCCCAGAGTCTCAGAATACTTTTAAGCAATGAATTGTTTAACTGAAGGTAGCCAGGCAAAAGTGGCAGAATTCACCTTGCTGATACTGTGAAACCTAAGTCCTGCAGGTATCAATAGTtatcaaaacaaacacaaattacTGAATTTAggtcttccttcctgtttttcctctccCAGTCCTAAATGCACATAActagctggagaagagaaacactATTCCTGATTCTCAAGACTGGATCCATCTCACGTCTCAGAGAACACCTATAGCCTACATGGCTGACATTTAAATGAAGATATATTCTATGGTTTTCTTcatgctctgaatttctttcagTTGGTGAACTGAACCAAACATGAGCCTTAAGCACAACTTCCATTCTTCAGTGAACACAAGGCAATTTGTTCTTAAACAGCCTCAAAAGGACAAATGTAAGCTGAAGTGaatacatttaataaaaattagtGCTGAGAAATAAACCATTGTAATTCTAGCAAGAACAGACGTACAACCAACTGAAAGTAATAAGCCAACAGGCCTAAAGAAAAAGCTAGTTTTTATGGGATTCACATAGATTTCCTTCATGTATCATGACCAACATTTTTGGTGACCTGAAAAACCAGGAGCTATATCCGAACGTCTTCTAATGGCCTAAACCCTCTGAAGTTAGTAACATACTTTCATTTACcgttttgtttaatttcatttatacaTGCTATAAATTACTGCTCTCAGACAATGATCTAAAACTCCCAACCATATCAATTTAATAAAGAACTGGATTAGACCCAGCATCAGCAATTCTGATTCCAAGCACATCAAGCCTTTCCCAGTCCTAGCATGCTAACTTGtgaaaaagcaagtaaaatttGCTAGTGTGCAAAATGAAGATAAAGTGAGAAAAGTCTTAAAAGCAATCCTCTGGGTGTGCTTCACAGCTCTTCTATACAGAGGTAATTTCTTTGATAGTcaacaaggagaaaaacatataatcagaagcctttttttttaatattctagTAACAGAAATCTGATTTAAGTAGCTTAAGCTTAAGACAAGGCAACAGACACTTATAGATCATAAAAAGATAACACTGAATTAATCCGCATGCACTCAAATGATGACAGCAAAATACTAGTCTCCAACCTGAGGAGGCTGGGCCATGGTGAGGCGATATTCTCCTTGTTTGTCTCGATTGAACACAACCTTCCAAAGGATCATATCAAGGAGGACATTCTGTGAGACATTATAGTGAGCAGGAAGAGTTAAAGAAACTAATGATCATTTGTTGTTAGTATGCACATTACaaataaaaacctgaaataGTGTTAGGCATAACTAACTGAGTGCCAAAACAGAGAGTTTACAT from Lathamus discolor isolate bLatDis1 chromosome 3, bLatDis1.hap1, whole genome shotgun sequence encodes the following:
- the GP5 gene encoding platelet glycoprotein V, which gives rise to MLVFCLSVMIKLFFQLDASICPQKCNCSSKNAIHCSGPHIKDLESLNLPCNMTEIHITGTNVTYLQDVFSRMVELQHLILSSNNISLISPVAFKGLRRLKALKLLENKLVELPAEVFDDMVQLQQLIIENNRLKAIEENLFDKLASLEELYLNKNQLTALPSGVLKKLAKLKVLNLSRNYLAALPRNIFSALTRLEKLMLYFNRLSSIESGMFDSLKELMELFLHSNNIQSIAPDAFCCLHKLKTLTLSRNKLEVLPSGLFLHLHDLSKLTLYRNPLKSLPEVLFGEMRHLGGLWLYHTKLSTIPDFVFSNLTNLELLVLSFNPELSFLPKNVFSGLNELRGLSLHTNNISSLPEGIFLSLQKLQNISLFDKRLEILPRNLFHNLKHLQKVYLNSTKLQSLPGDFFTALPELQEVFLDDNPWRCDCQILGFREWLLKSMEIVKNVPSLTCQSPLALQSTSLVALTGEHLNCPPTTAITYQTFSSAYSQTLTSLVMEHLKSWETAVPNMDTSTPTSIPLATPGFTDSHLEDVGQPRFHLSEVPIQTSPSVIVQTNSVRGTDLTTLAWLDEIPAHRSAKPYFNTRVAYCQLFVCLYSLILTLQTVTIVLSLYVMGKTRQLLHSRNTPTQPVVLIKFLRR